The Variovorax sp. S12S4 genome includes the window CGACACGCGCGCTTGCCACGCGCTGAATCACGGCTTTCATGCCTCCTCCATCTGCGTGGCGCGCGCTTCCATGCCCAGCGGCAGCAGCTGGATGGTCACGCGCAGGCCGGGCACGGCGTCCATCAGTGCCTGCTCCAGTTCGTCGCGCATGGCGGCCGCGTGCTGCAGTGTCCAGTCGCCCGGCACGTGCATGTGCAGGTCGGCAAACCGGCGCTGGCCCGCGCGCCGCGTGACCATGTCGTCGAAGCGCAGCCGCGCGCCTTCGGGCAGGCGTGCGGCAAACTCGTCGAGCGTGGCGCGCAGCGTGGCAATGGTCTCGGGCTCGAGCGCCTCGTCCATCAGGCCCTGCGACGAGCGCCACACGAGCTTCACGCCTTCCCGCACGATGTTGAGCGCCACGCCGATGGCGAGCAGCGGATCGAGCCAGAGCCATCCGCTGAAGTGCACGGCCACAATCCCGATGACGACCGCGGCCGAGGTCCAGACGTCGGTCATGAGATGCCGCGCATCGGCTTCCAGCGCGATGGACCGGTGGGTATGCGCCGCGCGAAACAGCGCATAGGCCAGGCCCGCGTTGAATGCGGAACTAAGCACCGAAAGCGCGAGCCCCCAGCCCAGCTGCTCGAGCGGCTGGGGAGAAAGCAGCCGCTGCACGGAAACCCAGAGAATGGCAGCCGCCGCGCCCACGATCAGAATGCCTTCGAAGCCCGATGAAAAGTACTCGGCCTTGTGGTGGCCGTAGGGATGGTCCTCGTCGGCCGGCCGCGCCGCCACCGTCACCATGGCCAAGGCGAACATGGCGCTGGCAAGATTGACGAACGACTCCATGGCGTCGGAGATCAGGCCCATCGAATTCGTGACGTAGCCTGCCAGGCCTTTGAGCAGGATCGTGATAAGGGCTACGGCGACGGAGACGCGAAGCAGCGTCTTGGGCGTAAGAATCATGCGCGGCGAGAGACGTTGAGCAAGAAAAACGACAGAAGTGCGGCAAAAGACCGCATCTTTGTAGCCGAGTTATCAAATGCGGCCTCCGCTTGTAACAGGTTCAATTTAATATTTGTGTCACCGCGAGACATTCGCAGAGAGTGATGATGAAAAAATTCCTGATCGCCCTGGGAGGCTTCGCCCTTTGGGGCGCAGTGGCGTTGGCCCACGCGCAAGCAGCGCTCACCGCACCCATAGCCGCACCGGTTGCGGAGCCTCAGGCGGGCTTCGTGAAGTCGGTGCGCGGCAATGTGCAGTTGCTCAGCTCGGCCGGTACGCCGCGCGTGGCTGCTGCAGGCGATGCGCTCACCGCGGTGGACCGTATCGTGACCGGTCCGGACTCTTCCGCGGCCGTGGTCTTGCGCGACGACACGACGCTCGTCGTCGGGCCTTCGTCGCGGCTGGACCTGAAGGAATTCCACTTCAACGCCACCACGCATGAAGGCGGCGTGCTCGTATCGCTGCTGCGCGGCTCGATGCGCATGATCACGGGCCTCATCGGCAAGACCAACCCCGACGCGATCCGCGTGGAAACACAAACGGCCACGATCGGAATTCGCGGAACCGACTTCATCGTGCAAGCCGACGGCCAGCCATGATGATGAAGTTGCGGCCCCATGCCTCCTATCTTCTTGCCGCCCTGACCGCAGCGCTGCTTGCCGCCTGCAGCTCGCCGGGCACCCGCGTGGTGCTGCTGCCCCAGGCGGACGACAAGCCCTCTGCGGTGGTGG containing:
- a CDS encoding cation diffusion facilitator family transporter translates to MILTPKTLLRVSVAVALITILLKGLAGYVTNSMGLISDAMESFVNLASAMFALAMVTVAARPADEDHPYGHHKAEYFSSGFEGILIVGAAAAILWVSVQRLLSPQPLEQLGWGLALSVLSSAFNAGLAYALFRAAHTHRSIALEADARHLMTDVWTSAAVVIGIVAVHFSGWLWLDPLLAIGVALNIVREGVKLVWRSSQGLMDEALEPETIATLRATLDEFAARLPEGARLRFDDMVTRRAGQRRFADLHMHVPGDWTLQHAAAMRDELEQALMDAVPGLRVTIQLLPLGMEARATQMEEA
- a CDS encoding FecR family protein, producing the protein MMKKFLIALGGFALWGAVALAHAQAALTAPIAAPVAEPQAGFVKSVRGNVQLLSSAGTPRVAAAGDALTAVDRIVTGPDSSAAVVLRDDTTLVVGPSSRLDLKEFHFNATTHEGGVLVSLLRGSMRMITGLIGKTNPDAIRVETQTATIGIRGTDFIVQADGQP